A stretch of the Syntrophorhabdales bacterium genome encodes the following:
- a CDS encoding ABC transporter substrate-binding protein: MEKEDRQDGVTRRNFIKLVGAAGIAATGSSFLSRPSRAARDHILIGHPTPATGPIAPFGETSAWADDRATAEINKDGGIFIKELNRKLPVRIKAVDTESNPTKAAEVASKLILQDKVDLMVVLHTPDTVNPVGATCERYEVPCISSVAPIEPWLTGGPYKWTFHYFWNLDQIITVFTGMWNQFADQTTKVVGGFWPNDPDGTVWAQEFGKKLSSMGYRVVDVGRFPYGMQDFGAFISTWKKEKVDILTGVPVPPDWATCWRQCYQQGFVPKFATVGKALLFPAAVEALGGNLPNGLTTEVWWTPLHPFKSSLTGATCQQLADSWTAKTKRQWTQPMGFDYAAFEIAADVLKRAGSLDKKKIRDALASTNLDTVVGPIKFNEKNFSLTPLVGGQWVKGKKWPWELQVVYNKEATKIPTTGKMLFPIPKS, from the coding sequence ATGGAAAAAGAGGACAGACAGGATGGCGTGACGAGGCGAAACTTTATCAAGCTGGTTGGGGCTGCAGGCATCGCCGCTACAGGTAGTTCGTTCTTATCCAGACCTTCTCGGGCAGCCAGGGATCACATTCTGATCGGCCACCCTACGCCGGCCACCGGGCCCATTGCGCCTTTTGGGGAAACCTCTGCGTGGGCGGACGATCGTGCTACGGCAGAAATCAACAAAGATGGCGGCATCTTCATTAAGGAGCTGAACAGGAAACTGCCTGTCAGGATCAAGGCCGTGGACACCGAAAGCAATCCCACCAAGGCTGCCGAGGTGGCTTCAAAGCTGATCCTACAGGATAAGGTTGATCTCATGGTGGTGCTGCACACTCCGGATACCGTCAACCCGGTAGGGGCCACGTGCGAAAGGTATGAGGTCCCGTGCATCTCCTCAGTGGCGCCCATCGAGCCGTGGTTAACAGGCGGTCCGTACAAATGGACCTTTCACTACTTTTGGAACCTCGACCAGATCATCACCGTCTTCACAGGCATGTGGAATCAATTCGCAGACCAGACAACGAAGGTGGTGGGAGGCTTCTGGCCGAATGATCCTGACGGCACAGTGTGGGCTCAGGAGTTTGGGAAAAAGTTGAGTTCCATGGGATATCGCGTGGTGGATGTGGGAAGGTTTCCCTATGGCATGCAGGATTTCGGCGCTTTTATAAGCACATGGAAAAAAGAAAAGGTTGATATTCTTACCGGCGTACCGGTTCCGCCCGATTGGGCCACGTGCTGGCGGCAGTGTTACCAGCAGGGCTTTGTTCCCAAGTTTGCAACAGTCGGAAAGGCGCTTCTTTTCCCGGCCGCCGTCGAAGCTCTTGGCGGGAATTTACCCAATGGCCTGACAACAGAGGTCTGGTGGACGCCCCTGCATCCATTCAAATCATCCCTGACAGGGGCAACGTGCCAGCAACTGGCCGATTCCTGGACCGCGAAGACAAAGAGGCAATGGACGCAACCAATGGGTTTTGATTATGCGGCCTTTGAGATTGCCGCTGATGTGCTGAAGCGGGCAGGTTCCCTGGACAAGAAAAAGATCAGGGATGCCCTGGCCAGCACGAATCTGGACACCGTGGTCGGCCCAATCAAATTTAATGAAAAGAATTTTTCCCTCACCCCTCTCGTGGGGGGACAATGGGTAAAAGGTAAGAAGTGGCCCTGGGAACTCCAGGTTGTTTACAACAAAGAGGCCACCAAGATCCCGACGACGGGGAAGATGCTCTTCCCGATCCCAAAATCGTAA
- a CDS encoding ABC transporter ATP-binding protein, with translation MLSVKSLDVFYGMFQALWDVTVDVEKGQIVSILGANGAGKSTLLKTIVGLMKASSGSIRFDGQQINHLEPHEIVNLGISLVPEGRRIFSSLTVLENLLIGSYTPKARPHRREILDTIFQLFPPLKERRKVIGTNLSGGEQQMLAIGRALMSQPRLIIFDEISLGLSPLVVTMLYEAIRKIGREGVTVILVEQDVKRSLEAASLAYILQEGRVSLKGDPKRFTDNEVKEAYFGL, from the coding sequence ATGCTGTCAGTAAAAAGTCTAGACGTTTTCTACGGGATGTTCCAGGCACTCTGGGACGTCACCGTGGACGTGGAGAAGGGGCAGATCGTATCTATACTCGGCGCCAATGGCGCAGGAAAGTCGACGCTGCTCAAAACGATTGTCGGTCTCATGAAAGCCAGCTCTGGTTCCATTCGCTTCGACGGACAGCAGATCAATCATCTCGAGCCCCATGAAATAGTCAATCTGGGAATCTCTCTGGTCCCAGAAGGCCGTAGGATTTTTTCCAGCCTAACCGTCCTGGAAAACCTTCTCATTGGCTCCTATACCCCGAAGGCCCGCCCTCACAGGAGAGAGATCCTCGATACTATCTTCCAACTTTTCCCGCCTCTCAAGGAGAGACGAAAAGTAATAGGAACAAATTTGAGCGGGGGAGAACAGCAGATGCTGGCCATAGGCCGAGCGCTAATGTCACAACCCCGTCTGATTATTTTCGACGAGATTTCTCTCGGGCTGAGTCCCTTGGTGGTGACCATGCTTTACGAAGCGATCAGGAAAATCGGCCGGGAGGGAGTCACCGTCATCCTGGTGGAGCAGGATGTTAAAAGAAGTCTCGAGGCTGCTTCGCTGGCGTATATTCTGCAGGAGGGAAGGGTGAGCCTGAAAGGAGATCCGAAACGGTTTACAGACAATGAGGTGAAAGAGGCCTATTTCGGGCTATAG
- a CDS encoding ATP-binding cassette domain-containing protein: MAPSILTVERLTRFFGNLMAVHDLSLELHREEILGVIGPNGAGKTTLFNLIAGQIKPHRGRIMFNNTDVTYAGTHEKCRMGMARTYQIPRPFSNMTVLENLLVGAVYGAGLGRKKARLRCEEVLTTTGMLAKRNALAGSLTLLDRKRLELAKALSTNPALLLIDEVAGGLTEHEVEEVLSIIHALRKNGVTILWVEHIMMAMKKGPDRLLVMNLGHEIFSGKPEEAFESEEVQRVYLGTEKN, encoded by the coding sequence ATGGCCCCGTCCATCCTAACCGTCGAGAGATTAACGAGATTCTTCGGAAATCTCATGGCTGTTCACGATCTCAGCCTTGAACTGCATCGTGAAGAGATACTCGGCGTCATCGGCCCAAATGGTGCGGGAAAAACCACCCTTTTCAACCTCATTGCTGGTCAGATCAAACCTCACCGGGGAAGGATTATGTTCAACAACACGGATGTAACGTACGCCGGAACCCATGAAAAATGCCGCATGGGGATGGCTCGCACCTACCAGATTCCGAGACCCTTCTCAAACATGACGGTTCTGGAGAACCTTTTGGTTGGTGCAGTATACGGCGCGGGATTGGGCAGGAAGAAGGCAAGATTGAGATGTGAAGAAGTCTTGACGACGACCGGCATGTTAGCAAAGAGGAATGCGCTCGCGGGGTCTTTGACACTCCTGGACAGGAAGAGACTGGAACTGGCAAAGGCCCTGTCGACTAATCCCGCGCTTCTGTTGATCGACGAGGTTGCAGGAGGCCTTACCGAGCATGAGGTGGAGGAGGTTCTCTCGATTATCCACGCGTTGCGGAAGAACGGGGTGACTATTTTGTGGGTGGAGCACATCATGATGGCTATGAAGAAGGGACCTGACCGTTTACTCGTGATGAACCTTGGCCATGAAATCTTCTCTGGAAAGCCTGAAGAAGCTTTCGAGTCAGAAGAAGTTCAAAGGGTCTATCTCGGGACCGAGAAGAACTGA
- a CDS encoding branched-chain amino acid ABC transporter permease: MLTSLEPLLNGILLGGLYAVIGIGLALTFGIMRQVNLAHGELMILSSYLSLVFISLLGLHPLLTLCLVFPSLFIIGYLIQTYLFNRVLGRGMEPYLMVSFGLSIILQNAMLKVFTPDARSLKTSLAIQSLDVYGLFHVPVIYLVDFTGGIVLIGLLHFFMKKSYLGWAIRASGDDLSTSKLMGVNTARVYAIAMGIAAVTAAMSGVLVGMTFTFYPHSGTQYLIVAFGVVIIGGMGSLWGTFLGGLILGVAQLMGGQFLGPGFQLLSGYLILLIVLTIRPQGLLGRK, from the coding sequence ATGTTAACTTCCCTGGAGCCTTTGCTCAATGGAATCCTTCTGGGGGGCCTTTACGCGGTCATAGGTATAGGGCTCGCCCTGACCTTCGGAATCATGAGACAGGTGAACCTGGCGCATGGCGAGCTGATGATTCTTTCCAGTTACCTTAGCCTGGTCTTCATCAGCCTACTCGGCCTTCATCCGTTGCTCACGCTGTGCCTTGTTTTTCCATCCCTCTTTATCATCGGATACCTGATCCAGACTTACCTTTTCAACCGGGTTCTTGGAAGGGGGATGGAGCCTTATCTCATGGTCTCTTTTGGGCTATCCATCATTCTGCAAAACGCCATGCTTAAAGTATTCACTCCGGACGCTCGCTCGCTCAAGACGAGTCTTGCGATTCAGAGCCTTGATGTGTACGGCCTTTTTCACGTGCCAGTGATCTATCTCGTCGACTTCACAGGAGGCATTGTGCTGATCGGCCTTCTCCACTTCTTCATGAAAAAGAGCTATCTTGGATGGGCGATCCGCGCTTCAGGTGATGACTTGTCCACATCCAAGCTCATGGGTGTCAACACCGCCAGGGTTTATGCCATAGCAATGGGCATTGCGGCCGTTACGGCTGCGATGTCTGGAGTTCTCGTCGGCATGACGTTCACCTTTTATCCTCATTCCGGCACTCAATATCTGATCGTTGCCTTTGGCGTCGTGATTATCGGTGGCATGGGGAGTCTTTGGGGTACGTTCCTCGGGGGTCTCATCCTAGGCGTTGCTCAGCTCATGGGCGGGCAATTCCTCGGACCGGGATTTCAGCTTCTTTCGGGCTACCTCATTCTTCTCATTGTATTGACCATAAGACCTCAGGGCTTGTTGGGGAGAAAATAA